In Emcibacter sp. SYSU 3D8, one DNA window encodes the following:
- a CDS encoding GNAT family N-acetyltransferase: MIRVEKAKRHHLADIVAMLANDPIGSTREDASEPLNPAYIAAFNAISADQNQFLAVALLDQSVVGTLHLSFIPGLALTGAWRGQIESVRIRQDHRDAGLGGTMIEWAIGRCREKGCRIVQLTTDKSRRDAHRFYERLGFEATHEGYKLKL; the protein is encoded by the coding sequence ATGATCAGGGTCGAAAAGGCAAAAAGGCATCATCTTGCCGACATCGTGGCGATGCTCGCCAACGATCCGATCGGCAGCACGCGGGAGGATGCGTCCGAGCCTCTGAATCCCGCCTATATCGCGGCTTTCAACGCGATCAGCGCCGACCAGAACCAGTTCCTTGCCGTCGCCTTGCTCGACCAGTCGGTTGTCGGCACACTGCACCTGTCCTTCATTCCCGGCTTGGCCCTGACGGGCGCCTGGCGCGGCCAGATCGAGTCGGTCCGCATCCGCCAGGACCACCGCGATGCCGGTCTGGGCGGGACGATGATCGAATGGGCAATCGGCCGCTGCCGGGAAAAGGGCTGCCGGATCGTTCAGCTCACGACCGACAAGTCCCGGCGCGATGCCCACAGGTTCTACGAGCGGCTCGGATTCGAGGCCACGCATGAGGGCTACAAGCTCAAGTTGTAA
- the cheB gene encoding chemotaxis-specific protein-glutamate methyltransferase CheB has product MRIGIVNDVMMATAALRRVVTATPGCTAAWTAANGADAVQKAAADPVDLILMDLIMPVMDGVEATRRIMKESPCAILVVTSTVTGHLDMVYDAMSHGALDAIQTPVLGLSGAIDGARPLQDKIAIVGKLLRKPAPSAVSQGVAQAALPGEPPLIAIGASTGGPHAVSEILQAFPAVFAASVVIVQHVDEHFAAGLAEWLTRRCNRAVRPAVEGDRLSAGQIVIAAGPEHLVIGPGGRLSYTPEPRDSSYKPSVDAFFRSAARRRGLRGCGVLLTGMGRDGAEGLLAMRKAGFHTIAQDRQTSVVWGMPKAAAENGAAADVLALPAIGPRAVAVIKELSP; this is encoded by the coding sequence ATGAGGATCGGGATCGTCAACGATGTCATGATGGCGACCGCCGCGCTGCGCCGGGTGGTCACGGCGACGCCCGGCTGTACTGCCGCGTGGACCGCGGCCAATGGCGCCGACGCGGTACAGAAGGCGGCCGCGGATCCGGTCGACCTGATCCTGATGGACCTGATCATGCCGGTCATGGACGGTGTCGAGGCAACCCGACGGATCATGAAGGAATCGCCCTGCGCCATTCTGGTCGTCACCTCCACGGTGACCGGCCACCTGGACATGGTCTATGACGCCATGTCGCATGGCGCGCTCGATGCCATCCAGACGCCGGTCCTGGGCCTGTCCGGCGCCATCGACGGCGCGCGGCCGCTGCAGGACAAGATCGCCATCGTCGGCAAGCTGCTGCGCAAGCCCGCCCCCAGCGCCGTCTCACAAGGCGTGGCGCAGGCCGCGTTGCCCGGAGAGCCGCCGCTGATCGCAATCGGCGCCTCGACCGGCGGGCCGCACGCGGTGTCGGAGATATTGCAGGCCTTCCCGGCCGTCTTCGCCGCCTCGGTGGTCATCGTCCAGCATGTGGACGAACATTTCGCGGCGGGACTTGCCGAGTGGCTGACAAGGCGCTGCAATCGGGCGGTTCGACCCGCCGTGGAGGGCGACCGGCTGAGCGCCGGGCAGATCGTCATCGCCGCCGGGCCGGAACATCTGGTGATCGGCCCAGGCGGCCGGCTGAGCTACACGCCCGAGCCGCGCGATTCTTCGTACAAGCCATCGGTCGATGCGTTCTTCCGCAGCGCGGCGCGGCGGCGCGGTTTGCGCGGCTGCGGCGTGCTGCTGACCGGCATGGGCCGCGACGGCGCCGAGGGCCTGCTGGCCATGCGCAAGGCTGGCTTCCACACCATCGCCCAGGATCGCCAGACGTCGGTGGTATGGGGCATGCCCAAGGCCGCCGCCGAGAACGGCGCGGCCGCCGACGTCCTTGCCCTTCCCGCCATCGGTCCGCGTGCCGTGGCCGTCATAAAGGAACTGAGCCCATGA
- a CDS encoding SpoIIE family protein phosphatase, producing MSDPIRVLLVDDQRLVNAAVASMLRPEGDMELKWCGEGARALETAREFKPHVILQDLVMPDADGLDIVTALRADPELLDIPLVVLSANDDAAMKAEAFTRGANDYLVKLPAAVELVARIRYHARGYLALLERNAAYSRLHAELQEAAAYVRSILPPPITTPMATGWTFVPSSSLGGDAFSYHWLDNDHFALYVLDVCGHGVGSALLSVSALNALSAQALPGIDFLAPDRVLEALNDAFPMERQNNLYFTIWYGVYEVSTRTLSYAAAGHPPPILLAPGEPPKQLQGVGLPIGTFEGLDYDNFSTTVPPGSKLYLYSDGVFEVEKKDNAGMLPFEEFIAILTSLTHDSCQQRVDCIIETVQEIQGKLAFDDDCSLVEFVFEG from the coding sequence ATGAGCGACCCGATCCGGGTGCTTCTCGTCGACGACCAGCGACTGGTCAACGCGGCCGTCGCCTCCATGCTGCGACCCGAAGGCGACATGGAGCTGAAATGGTGCGGCGAAGGCGCCAGGGCGCTTGAGACGGCGCGGGAATTCAAGCCGCATGTAATCCTGCAGGACCTGGTGATGCCGGATGCGGACGGGCTGGACATCGTCACCGCCCTGCGCGCCGACCCCGAGTTGCTGGACATTCCGCTGGTGGTGCTGTCGGCCAATGACGACGCAGCGATGAAGGCCGAGGCGTTCACCCGAGGCGCCAACGATTACCTGGTGAAGCTGCCGGCCGCCGTCGAACTGGTCGCGCGCATCCGCTATCACGCCCGCGGCTATCTGGCGCTGCTGGAGCGGAACGCGGCCTATTCGCGCCTGCACGCGGAACTGCAGGAGGCGGCGGCCTATGTGCGCTCGATCCTGCCGCCGCCGATCACCACGCCGATGGCGACCGGCTGGACCTTCGTGCCGTCGAGCTCGCTGGGCGGCGACGCGTTCTCGTATCACTGGCTGGACAACGACCATTTCGCGCTCTATGTGCTCGACGTCTGCGGCCACGGCGTCGGCTCGGCGCTGCTGAGCGTATCGGCGCTGAACGCGCTGAGTGCCCAGGCGCTGCCCGGCATCGACTTCCTGGCGCCCGATCGGGTGCTGGAGGCGCTGAACGATGCCTTTCCCATGGAGCGCCAAAACAACCTGTATTTCACCATCTGGTACGGCGTGTACGAGGTCTCGACCCGGACCCTGAGCTATGCCGCCGCCGGTCACCCGCCCCCCATCCTGCTGGCCCCGGGCGAGCCGCCCAAGCAGCTGCAGGGCGTCGGTCTGCCGATCGGCACGTTCGAGGGCCTGGACTACGACAATTTCTCGACCACGGTGCCGCCGGGCTCGAAGCTCTACCTCTACAGCGACGGCGTGTTCGAAGTGGAGAAGAAGGACAATGCCGGCATGCTTCCCTTCGAGGAGTTCATCGCCATCCTCACCAGCCTGACCCACGACAGTTGCCAACAGAGGGTCGATTGCATCATCGAAACGGTGCAGGAGATACAGGGCAAGCTGGCGTTCGACGACGATTGTTCGCTGGTGGAGTTCGTGTTCGAGGGTTGA